CCAACCTGCCGGCGGCGCTCGTCATCGCTTCCGCCAAGCCGGCCGGCTTCGTCGCCGGGGCCCACATCGAGGAGTTCTCCGCGCTGCCGGATCCGCATGCGGCGCGCGCGCTGGTCGAACGCGGCTGGCGCCTGTTCGACCGCCTCGCCGCGCTGCGCTGCCCGACGCTGGCGCTGATCCGCGGCCACTGCATGGGCGGCGGGCTGGAGCTGGCCCTGGCCTGCCGCTACCGCCTGGTGGTGGATGAGCCCGCCACCCGGCTCGCGCTGCCGGAGGTAATGCTCGGCATCGTTCCGGCCTGGGGCGGCATGCGCCGCCTGCCGGCGCTGATCGGTCCGGTGGCCGCGCTCGACATGATGCTCACCGGCCGCAGCCTCGATGCGCGCCGCGCGCGCCGGCTCGGCCTCGCGGACGACTGCGTGCCGCCGCGGGTGATGGAAAACGCCGCCCGCGTGCTGGTCAGCTCGGGCCAGCGTCCGGCCTCGCCCGGCCTGCTCGCGCGCCTGCTCAACGGGCCGCTGAAGCCGCTGGTCGCGGCGCGCGCGCAGCGCCAGACGGCGGCCCGCGTCAGCCGCGCGCACTACCCCGCGCCGTTCGCGATCATCGACATCTGGGCGCGCCACGGCGGCAATGCGCTGGCCGTGCCGGCGGGCGATCCGGCGTCGCTGGAGACGATCTTCGCCTCGCCCACCGCGCACAACCTGGCGCGCGTGTTCTTCCTGCGCGAGCGGTTGAAAGGCTTCGGCAGGCAGGCGGCGTTCGCGCCGCGCCAGGTGCATGTGGTGGGCGCCGGCATCATGGGCGGCGACATTGCCGCGGTGTGCGCGCTGGCCGGGCTGCGGGTGACGCTGCAGGACCAGGGCGTGGACCGGATTGCGCCGGCCATCGCGCGCGCCGCGCGGCTGTTCGAGCGCCGCCTGCGCTGCGACGCGCGCGCGCAGCGGCTGGCGCTGGACCGGCTGATCCCCGATCCGCAGGGGCGCGGGGTGGCCGCGGCCGACCTCGTGATCGAGGCGATCAGCGAAAACCTCGATGCCAAGCGTGCGCTGTTCGCCGACCTGGAAGCCCGTGCCCGACCGGACGCGCTGCTCGCCACCAACACCTCCAGCCTGCGGCTGGCCGACATCGCCGCCGGCATGCGCACGCCGGCGCGGCTGGTGGGCATCCATTTTTTCAATCCGGTGGCAAAGATGCCGCTGGTGGAGGTGGTGAGCGCCGCGGCCACCGCGGCGGAGGATGCGGCGCGCGCGGCCGCCTTCGTCCGCCTGCTCGACAAGCTGGCGCTGCCGGTGCGCGATGTGCCCGGCTTCCTGGTCAACGCCGCGCTGGCGCCCTACATGCTGGAAGCCCTGCGCTGCGTCGAAGAGGGCGTGGCGCCCGCGGTGGTGGATGCGGCGCTGACCCGCTTCGGCATGGCGATGGGCCCGGTGGAACTGGTCGACACCGTCGGGCTGGACGTGGCGCTGGCGGCCGGCAAGGCCCTGGCGGCGGGCGCCGAGGTGCCGCCGCAACTGGCGGCGCGGGTGGCCGAAGGCAAGCTCGGGCGCAAGACGGGCGAGGGCTATTACCGCTGGGCGCCGCAGCCGGGCGGGGAGGCGCGCATCGTCGGGCGCGCGCCGGTGGAGGCGGTGCCGGAGGGACTGGCCGAGCGCGTGCTCGCCCCGCTGCTGGCGGCGGTGCGGCACAGCGTGGCCGAAGGCGTGGTGGCCGATGCCGACCTCGCCGATGCGGGGCTCATCTTCGGGGCGGGTTTCGCACCCTGGACGGGCGGTCCGCTGCATCATGCGCAGGGGCGCGATTTCCGGATTGGCGCCTCTGCTGCAAAGCAGCAAACTGGACCGGCTCCTACAACACAACAGGTATCGCGATGACCCCTCCTGTCGAGAACATCTCCCTCCCCGACGACAAGTTCCTCACCCTGCGCGTGGTGCCGATGCCCGGCGACCTCAATCCTTCCGGCGACGTGTTCGGCGGCTGGATCATGTCGATGGTCGACATCGCCGGCGCGATTCCCGCCAACCGCCGCGCCAAGTCGCGCGTGGCCACGGTGGCGGTGAACTCCTTCGTGTTCAAGCAGCCGGTCTCGGTGGGCGATCTGGTGAGCTTCTACGCGCGCGTGGTCGCCACCGGCCGCACTTCGGTGACGGTGGATGTGGAGGTCTATGCCGAACGCGGCCACGCCAATCCTTTCGTGGTGAAGGTGACCGAGGCCAAGCTGACCTACGTCGCGATGGACGAAAAGGGGGGCAAACGGCCGATTCCGGCCGAGTGACTGGCGGGTGCCCCGGCACGGGCACCTGGCTTGCTGACCGACCGGGGGGCACACCCCGGTGTGCCGGAGCGGCGGGGGCCGCACAGGAGGAGACGATACCGATGCAAACCACGACCCTGACCCGGGTAGCGGCGGCGCTTGCGCTCGCCGCCGGCCCGGCGCCGGCCTTCGCCGCCGGCTTCCAGCTGCTGGAGCAGAACGCCAGCGGCATCGCCAACGCCTACGCCGGCTCCGCCGCGGTGGCCGAGGACGCCAGCACCATCTTCTTCAACCCCGCCGGCATGACCGCGCTGCGCGAGCGCGAGCTGTCGGTCGGTCTCGCCGCGGTGCGTCCGCGCTTCGAGTTCAGCGACCGCGGCTCCACCGCCACCGGCGCGCTCGGGGGTGACGGCGGCGACGCGGGGTCGTGGGCCTACCTGCCCAACGCCTACGTGTCGTGGGCGCTGCGGCCGGATCTCTACGTGGGCGTCGGCCTCGGCGCGCCGTTCGGGCTGATCACCGAATACGACGACAACTGGGTGGGCGCCGCGCACTCGGTCAGCTTCGACATCAAGACCTACAACATCAACCCGTCGATCGCCTGGCGCGTCAACGAGCGGGTGTCGGTGGGCGGCGGGCTGAGCTGGCAGCGGATGGAGGTGGAGTACGAACGCGTCGCCGCGGTGCTGCCGGCGCCGCTGCCGCTGTCGAGTACGCGCGCGATCCTCGACGCCGATTCCGACGCCTGGGGCTGGAACGTGGGCGCCTTGATCACGCTGTCGCCGGCGACGCGGCTGGGGCTGTCCTACCGCTCGGCGATCAAGCACACGCTGGAGGGCGACTTGAAGGTGAAGGGCGCCGCGGCCGGCCTGTCGCCGGCACTGAGCAGCGGCAAGGCCAAGGCTGACGTCGAACTGCCGGATACCTTCATCCTCAGCGCGGTGCACCGGCTGGACGAGCGCTGGGAACTGCTCGGCGACATCAGCTGGACCGGCTGGAGCAAGATCGACAAGGTCGACATCGTGCGCGACTCCGGCCCCTTGAGCGGCGTCACCGTGCAGACGCTGGACACCGATTTCCGCGACACCTGGCGGGTGGCGCTGGGCGCGGGCTACCGGCTCAACGCGGCGTGGAAGCTCAAGGCCGGGCTGGCGTGGGATCAAAGTCCGGTAAAGGACAGGGCGCATCGTCTGGTTTCGCTGCCCGACAACGACCGCACCTGGTTCGCCGCGGGCGCGCAGTGGATGCCGGGCGGCGGCGTGCGGGTGGATCTGGGCCTCGCCTACCTCTACGTGCCGAAGACCAAGATCGACAACGACCAGGCGGCGCTCGGCCGCGGCCGCGTCACCGGCGAGTACGATTCCAGCGTGTGGATACTCGGCGCGCAGTACTCGGTGGCGTTCTAGCGGGTCGCGGCACGCCGCCGCACAGCAGGGGGGATGACGGTGAGCAAGATGCTGATACGCAAGGTGGCGGTGCTCGGCGCCGGCGTCATGGGGGCGCAGATCGCCGCGCACTGCGCCAACGCCGGTTTGCAGGTGATCCTGTTCGATCTGCCGGCGCCGGCGGGGCCGCCCGATACGGTGGTGGAAAAGGCGATTGCCGGGCTGGCGAAGCTGGACCCGGCGCCGCTCGCGAGCCGCGCGCTCGCCGCCGCGATCACGCCCGCCAACTACGGCAGCGACCTTGCCCGGCTGGGCGAGTGCGAGCTGGTGATCGAGGCGATCGCCGAGAAGATGGCGTGGAAGCTGGACCTCTACGCCAAGGTGGCGCCGCATCTCGCGCCCGGCGCGGTGTTCGCTTCCAACACCTCGGGGCTGTCGATCGCCCGCCTCGCCGAGGGCCTGCCGGCGGCGCTGCGGCCGCGCTTCTGCGGCGTGCATTTCTTCAACCCGCCGCGCTACATGGCGCTGGTGGAACTGATCCCCGCGCCGGACACCGACCCGGCCCTGCTCGATGCGCTCGAAGGCTGGCTGACCACGCGGCTGGGCAAGCGCATCGTGCGCGCCCGCGACACCCCCAACTTCATCGCCAACCGCATCGGCGTGTTTTCGGTGCTGGCGGTGATGCACCACACCACCCGGCTGGGGCTCGCGTTCGACGAGGTGGATGCGATCACCGGGCCGCGCATCGGCCGGCCCAGGAGCGCCACCTACCGCACCGCCGACCTGGTGGGCCTCGACACGCTCGCGCATGTGGTCGGCACCATGCAGGACGGCCTGCCGGACGACCCCTGGCATGGCCACTTCGCGCTGCCCGGCTGGCTCGACACCCTGATCGCCAACGGCGCGCTCGGGCAGAAGACCCAGGCCGGCATCTACCGCAAGGAAGGCCGCCAGATCCTCGTGTTCGAACCCGCCCAGCTGGATTACCGTGCCGCGGCCGGTGAGGTGGCGGTGGAGGTGGCAGAGATCCTCGCGCTGCGCGACCCGGCCGAGAAGCTGGCCGAACTCGCCGCCTGCGCCCACCCGCAGGCGCAACTGCTGTGGTCCAGCTTCCGCGACGTCTTCCACTACTGCGCCTACCACCTGGAGCACATCGCCGACAACGCGCGCGACGTGGATAGCGCGATGCGCTGGGGTTTCGGTTGGGCGCAAGGTCCGTTCGAAACCTGGCAGGCAGCGGGCTGGGCCGAGGTGGCGGCGGCAATCCGCGAGGACATCGCCGCCGGGCGCGCGATGAGCGACGCGCCGCTGCCCGACTGGGTGTTCGAACGCGACGGCGTGCATGCCGCGGGCGGGTCCTGGAGCCCCGCGGCCGCGGCGCTGCAGCCGCGCCCGGCGCTGCCGGTCTATGCGCGCCAGTTGCAGGCCGAGCGGCTGGTCGGCGAGGCGCCCCCCGAGCGTGGCGAAACCCTGTGGGAGTGCGGCGAACGCGGCGACGGCGTGCGTCTGTGGCGGCTGCCGGCGCTGGATGCCGGCATCGGCGTGCTGTCGTTCAAATCGAAGATGCACACGGTGGGCGGCGCGGTGCTGGAGGGCGTGCTGGAGGCGGTGGCGCGCGCCGAGCGTGATCTCGACGGGCTGGTGCTGTGGCAACCGGCGCCGTTTTCGGTCGGCGCCAACCTGCAGCAGGTGGGCGAAGCCTGCAGCGCCGGCGAGTTCGCGCGCCTGGAGCAGACCGTGGCCCGCTTCCAGCAGGCCGCGCTGGCGCTGCGCCACGCGCAGGTGCCGGTGGTGGCCGCGGTGGAGGGCATGGCGCTGGCCGGCGGCTGCGAGTTCCTGATGCACTGCGCCCACCGCGTGCTGGCGCTGGAAAGCTACGTGGGCCTGGTGGAAGCCGGCGTCGGCCTGATCCCGGCCGGCGGCGGCAGCAAGCAGTTTGCGCTGCAGGCCCACCGGCTGGCGCAGCGGGCGGCCGGGGGCGACGTGTTTCCGTTCATCCAGCGCAGCTTCGAGACCATCGCCAAGGCCACCGTGGCCAAGAGCGCGCACGAGGCGGTGCAACTCGGCTTCGCCGCGCCCGGCGACGACATCGTGCTCCATGCGCAGGAGGTGCTGTACGTGGCGCTCCGTCGCGCCCGCGCACTGGCCGAAGCCGGCTGGCACCCGCCGCTGCCCGAACGCGCGGTGGTGGTCGCCGGGCGCAACGGCATTGCCACCTGCGAGCTGATGCTGGTGAACATGGCCGAGGGCGGTTTCATCTCGGCGCACGACTACAAGGTTGCCAAGGCCGCTGCGACCGCGCTGTGCGGCGGCGAGGTGGACACCAACGCGCGGGTGAGCGAGCAGTGGATCCTGGACGTGGAGCGGGCGCTGTTCGTGGAACTGCTGCAGACCGAGGCGACGCAGCAGCGGATCGCGCACATGCTGCAGACGGGGAAGCCGTTGCGGAATTGAGGGGCCGTTAGGGGGGCGTGGACGCGTGGTGGCGCGATTCGGCAGGACCATGGGCAGGAGGAGCGGGATCCGGTCTGGCGCGGCCCTTCACCCCATCCCCACCCCAACCCGGTAGCCGGTGCCGCAGGGCACCGTCGTTCGGTCAGCGGCAAGCAGCGCTTGCCGAAACCCTGCCCTCACCCCCTTGAAGGGGAGGGGGCTAAGCGCGCCGGTTCGGCCCTTGCAAGGAGAGCGCCCGGGCAGCGCGTCGGCATCGGCAAGCGCTTCGCCCTTCGCTCTTCCAGCCGCCCGACCTGCCAGCGGCGACTTGGCTGCAGGGACGGGTGGGGCGTTTGTGGAGAGGGCGAGGACTGTCCGAGGGCGCGTAGCGAACGAGTTCCGCAGCCCTCGGAGCGAATGCCCCGCCTGGCGCTGCAACCATGCGTGGCACCGAAAGACACGAGGAGAACAGACACATGAGCACACAGGTCCAGGACGCCTACATCGTTGCCGCGGTGCGCACCCCGGTGGCCAAGCGCAATGGCGCTTTCCGCCATGTCCGCCCGGACGACATGCTGGCGCATGTGCTGCGCGCGGTCGTGGCCCAGGTGCCGGCGCTCGACGCCGGCGAGATCGGCGACGTGATCACCGGCTGCGCGATGCCGGAAGCCGAGCAGGGCATGAATGTGGCGCGGATCGGGCTGCTGCTGGCCGGGTTGCCGGAGCGGGTGCCGGGCGTCACCCTCAACCGCTTCTGCGCTTCCAGCCTGCAGGCGGTGGCTGATGCCGCCAACCGCATCCGCCTCGGCGAAGCCGACGTGATGATCGCCGCCGGCACCGAAAGCATGAGCGCGATGCCGCAGATCATGGGCAACAAGGTCAGCCTCAATCCCGAGATCTTCGCCCGCCAGGAAAACATCGGCATCGCCTACGGCATGGGCCTCACCGCCGAGAAAGTGGCCGAAGAGTGGAAAGTCAGCCGCGCCGACCAGGACGCCTTCGCGCTGCAGTCGCACCAGCGCGCCAGCGCCGCGATCGCCGATGGCAGCTTCGGCGACGAGATCGCGCCCTACACCGTGCGCAGCCACCTGCCGGGTGAAGGCGGCACCGTGCGGATTGCCGAGCGCATCGTCGACACCGACGAAGGGCCGCGCGCCGACGCCACGCTGGAAGCGCTCGCCAGGCTCAAGCCGGTGTTCGCCGCGCGCGGCTCGGTCACCGCCGGCAACAGCTCGCAGATGTCCGACGGCGCCGGTGCGGTGCTGCTGATGAGCGAGACCGCGCTGCAACGCTACGGCGTGACGCCGCTTGCGCGCTTCCGCAGCTATGCGGTGGCGGGCGTGCCGCCGCGGGTGATGGGGATCGGGCCGGTCGAAGCGATCCCGCGCGCGCTGTGGCTGGCGGGCCTCGGGCTGGACGCGCTCGACCGCATCGAACTCAACGAAGCCTTCGCCGCGCAGGCGCTGGCCGTCATCCGCACGCTGGGGCTCGACCCGGCGCGGGTCAATCCGCAGGGCGGCGCGATTGCGCTCGGCCATCCGCTCGGCGCCACCGGCGCCATCCGCACCGCCACGCTGATGCGCGCGATGCGGCAGGGCGGCGTGCGCCACGGGATGATCACCATGTGCGTCGGCACCGGCATGGGCGCGGCCGCGATCTTCGAACGCGTATAGGCGGCGCGGGCCGCTAAACTTCCGGCTCTGGGCGGCGCCGCGGGTGCGCCGCCGCAACCCCCTGGAGCCCCCCGAGATGGCCGATACCGTATTGCTCGACGTCGCCGATGGCGTCGCCACCCTGACGCTGAACCGCCCCGACGTGCTCAACGTATTGTCGGTGGCGATGATGCAGGACCTTGCCGAAGCGGTCCGCGCGCTTGCCGCGCGCAAGGACGTGGCGGTGGTGGTCATCACCGGCGCCGGCGCGCATTTCATGGCCGGCGGCGACCTGAAGGACTTCTCCGAGCACCTGCACCTGTCGTCCGAGGCGCGCCTGGCGACCTTCCGCGCGATGATCGCGCAGCACATCAATCCCACCGTGGAAACCCTGCAGGGCCTGCCGCAGCCGGTGATCGCCAAGGTGCGCGGCGCCTGCGCCGGCTTCGGGCTGTCGCTGATGCTGGGCTGCGACTTCGCGCTGTGCGCCGACAACAGCGTGTTCACCACCGCCTATTCGGCGATCGGCCTGCCCGGCGATGGCGGCGCATCCTACTTCCTGCCGCGCCTGGTCGGTCGCCGCAAGGCCGCCGAGCTGCTGCTGCTGGCCGAGCGCTTCGACACCGCCGAAGCCCTGCGCCTGGGCCTGATCAACCGCGCCGTGCCGGAGGCCGAACTGGATGCGGTGACCGAGCAGTTCGTCGCCCGGCTCAAGGCCGGTCCGCGCCACGCCTATGCCGAGATCAAGCGCCTGCTCGCCGGCTCGCACGACAACCAGCTCGAGTCGCAACTGCAGAACGAGGCCGAAGCCTTCGGCCGCTGCGGTGCCACCGCCGACTTCGCCGAAGGCGTCACCGCCTTCCTCGGCAAGCGCAAGCCGGGCTTCAAGGACGTCTGAGCCGCCGCCGGCCGGCCTGCTGCTCAGCGGCTCAGCCGGTAGGCGAGCAGGCCCATCCATTCGTGCAGCGCGTACCAGCCGGCGTAGGCCGTGCCCTGGCTGGGCAGGCTGGGCCACACCTCGTCGTCGTCGTCGGCGCGCTCGGGGCCGGGCCCCAGCCACGCGGTGGGGGCCGGCACCACCGCCAGTCCGTGCAGGGCGAATTCCGCCTCCGCGCGCCGCATGTGCGCGGCGTGGGTCACCAGCACCACCCGCGTGACCCCGTCGGCGCGCAGCATCGCTGCCGACAGGCGCGCGTTGTCACGGGTATCGAACGAGCCGCCTTCCTCCCAGCGCGGGGCGATGCCGAAGTCCTCGCGCAGCGCCGCCGCCATCAGCGTCGCTTCCGGCACATCGCCGCTGGGCGCGCCGCCGCTGACCAGCAGCGGCAGGCCGGTGGCGCGTGCCAGCCGGGCGCCGTAGCGCAGCCGTTCCAGCGTCAGCCGGTTCACCGTGTCGCCGCCGTATTCCGCGGCATGGCTGCGGCGGCCGCCGCCGAGGATGACGATCGCCTGCGCGCCGCGCGCCGCTTCCATGTCCACCACGGCCGTGGGCTCCAGCGGCACCAGCATGCGGCTGACCGAGGCCGGCGTGCTCAGCAGCAGCCCGGCGGCGATGCCGCTCCAGGCCAGCGCCAGCCCGAGGCGGCGCCGGCGCCGCAGCAGTAGCAACCCGGCCGCGCCCAGCACCAGCGGCAGCAGCGGCGGCAGCACGAAGGCCGCGACCAGTTTCTTCAGCCAGAACAGCAGCAGCGCAAAATCGAAAGTCATCGGGATTTGGCGGGCGAGGGTGGGGCCAGTATTATCGGCGCAATTCCTCAGCGTCCCCGCGCCCATGCCCGATCATCGCTTCGGCATAGAATCCCTTTGCCTGCACGCCGGCCAGCAGCCCGACGCCGAAACCGGCGCGCGCGCGGTGCCGATCTACCAGACCACCTCCTTCGTCTTCGATTCGCCCGAGCACGCGGCCGAACTGTTCAACCTGCAGACCTTCGGCAACGTCTATTCGCGCATCTCCAACCCCACGGTGGCGGTGTTCGAAGAGCGCATGGCGGCGCTCGAAGGCGGCCGCGCCGCGCTCGCCACCTCGTCCGGCCTGGCCGCGCAGATGACCGCGCTGCTGACGCTGGCGCAGGCGGGCGACGAAATCGTCGCGGCGCGCACGCTGTACGGCGGCAGCTATTCCCAGCTCGACGTCAGCCTGCGCCGGCTCGGCATCGGCACGGTGTTCGTCGATCCGTCCGACCCGGAGAACTTCCGCGCCGCGATCACCGACCGCACCAAGGCGGTGTATGGCGAGATCATCGGCAACCCCAGCCTCAACGTGTTCGACGTGGCCGCGGTGGCGGCGATCACCCGGGCTGCCGGGGTGCCGCTGGTGATCGACAGCACGCTCGCCTCGCCCTACCTGTGCCGGCCGCTTGAGCACGGCGCCGACATCGTCATCCACTCGGCCACCAAGTACATCGGCGGCCACGGCACCACCATGGGCGGCGTGCTGGTCGAATCCGGCACCTTCCCGTGGGACAACGGCCGCTTCCCGCAGATGGTCGAACCATCGCCGGGCTACCACGGCGTGCGTTTCTACGAAACCTTCGGCAACTTCGGCTTCACGATGAAGGCGCGCATGGAAACCCTGCGCACCTTCGGCCAGGCGCTGTCGCCGTTCAACGCCTTCATGCTGCTGCAGGGGCTGGAGACGCTGCATGTGCGCATGGACCGCCATGTCGCCAATGCGCGCGCGGTGGCGGACTTCCTCGCCGCCCACCCGGCGGTGGCGTGGGTGAATTACCCCGGCCTCGCCGCCAGCCCCGAGCACGCGCTGGCGCAGCGCTACTTCCCCAAGGGCCCGGGCGCCATCCTGTCCTTCGGCATCCGCGGCGGCCAGCCCGCCGGCGAGCGCTTCATCGAGGCGCTGCAGATGATCAGTCACCTCGCCAACGTCGGCGACGCCAAGACCCTGGTGATCCACCCGGCCTCGACCACCCACCGCCAGCTCTCCGAAGAAGAGCAGCGCGCCGCCGGCGTGCCGCCGGACATGGTGCGGCTGTCGGTCGGCATCGAAACCCTGGACGACATCCTCTGGGATCTCGACCAGGCGCTCGCGCGCGGAGCCGCGGCGTGAGTCTGCGCCTGCTGCTCGGCATCGCGATCGCATTGCTGCTGCTCTACGGCGGCTGGCAGCTGCTGCGCGCAGTGCGCGGCGGCTGGCGCGCGGGACGGGCGGACCGCCCGGCGCCGCAGCGCCTGGCGCCGGTAACCGACGACGACGCGCCCGACGATGACGAAGACGACGGCGGCTTCGACTACGCGCCGCTGCCGGCCGCGGCCGAGCGCGCCCCGGCGCCGGTGGCGACGCCTGCTGCGGCCCCCGCGCCGGTCCGATCGCCGCCGCCGGCGGGGCCGGACGCCTTCCAGCTCGAACTCGAACTGCAGCGTCTGCGCCGTGAAGTCGCCGGCCTGCGCGCCGCGCTCGACGTGCAGCAGCAGGAAATCGGCGGTCTGCACGACAGCCTGCGCACACTGCGCGAACAGCTCGAAAGCGGGCTTGCGGGGCAGAACGCGTCGCCCGAGTACAGCGAGGCGCTGGTGTTCGCCCGCCGCGGCCTGCCGGTGGAGGCGA
Above is a window of Azoarcus olearius DNA encoding:
- a CDS encoding 3-hydroxyacyl-CoA dehydrogenase NAD-binding domain-containing protein, with the protein product MNAVADLARSDWQHWRIERSPDAILWLWLDRAGASANTLSAAVLDEFEVVLAALEANLPAALVIASAKPAGFVAGAHIEEFSALPDPHAARALVERGWRLFDRLAALRCPTLALIRGHCMGGGLELALACRYRLVVDEPATRLALPEVMLGIVPAWGGMRRLPALIGPVAALDMMLTGRSLDARRARRLGLADDCVPPRVMENAARVLVSSGQRPASPGLLARLLNGPLKPLVAARAQRQTAARVSRAHYPAPFAIIDIWARHGGNALAVPAGDPASLETIFASPTAHNLARVFFLRERLKGFGRQAAFAPRQVHVVGAGIMGGDIAAVCALAGLRVTLQDQGVDRIAPAIARAARLFERRLRCDARAQRLALDRLIPDPQGRGVAAADLVIEAISENLDAKRALFADLEARARPDALLATNTSSLRLADIAAGMRTPARLVGIHFFNPVAKMPLVEVVSAAATAAEDAARAAAFVRLLDKLALPVRDVPGFLVNAALAPYMLEALRCVEEGVAPAVVDAALTRFGMAMGPVELVDTVGLDVALAAGKALAAGAEVPPQLAARVAEGKLGRKTGEGYYRWAPQPGGEARIVGRAPVEAVPEGLAERVLAPLLAAVRHSVAEGVVADADLADAGLIFGAGFAPWTGGPLHHAQGRDFRIGASAAKQQTGPAPTTQQVSR
- a CDS encoding acyl-CoA thioesterase, encoding MTPPVENISLPDDKFLTLRVVPMPGDLNPSGDVFGGWIMSMVDIAGAIPANRRAKSRVATVAVNSFVFKQPVSVGDLVSFYARVVATGRTSVTVDVEVYAERGHANPFVVKVTEAKLTYVAMDEKGGKRPIPAE
- a CDS encoding OmpP1/FadL family transporter: MQTTTLTRVAAALALAAGPAPAFAAGFQLLEQNASGIANAYAGSAAVAEDASTIFFNPAGMTALRERELSVGLAAVRPRFEFSDRGSTATGALGGDGGDAGSWAYLPNAYVSWALRPDLYVGVGLGAPFGLITEYDDNWVGAAHSVSFDIKTYNINPSIAWRVNERVSVGGGLSWQRMEVEYERVAAVLPAPLPLSSTRAILDADSDAWGWNVGALITLSPATRLGLSYRSAIKHTLEGDLKVKGAAAGLSPALSSGKAKADVELPDTFILSAVHRLDERWELLGDISWTGWSKIDKVDIVRDSGPLSGVTVQTLDTDFRDTWRVALGAGYRLNAAWKLKAGLAWDQSPVKDRAHRLVSLPDNDRTWFAAGAQWMPGGGVRVDLGLAYLYVPKTKIDNDQAALGRGRVTGEYDSSVWILGAQYSVAF
- a CDS encoding 3-hydroxyacyl-CoA dehydrogenase/enoyl-CoA hydratase family protein — protein: MSKMLIRKVAVLGAGVMGAQIAAHCANAGLQVILFDLPAPAGPPDTVVEKAIAGLAKLDPAPLASRALAAAITPANYGSDLARLGECELVIEAIAEKMAWKLDLYAKVAPHLAPGAVFASNTSGLSIARLAEGLPAALRPRFCGVHFFNPPRYMALVELIPAPDTDPALLDALEGWLTTRLGKRIVRARDTPNFIANRIGVFSVLAVMHHTTRLGLAFDEVDAITGPRIGRPRSATYRTADLVGLDTLAHVVGTMQDGLPDDPWHGHFALPGWLDTLIANGALGQKTQAGIYRKEGRQILVFEPAQLDYRAAAGEVAVEVAEILALRDPAEKLAELAACAHPQAQLLWSSFRDVFHYCAYHLEHIADNARDVDSAMRWGFGWAQGPFETWQAAGWAEVAAAIREDIAAGRAMSDAPLPDWVFERDGVHAAGGSWSPAAAALQPRPALPVYARQLQAERLVGEAPPERGETLWECGERGDGVRLWRLPALDAGIGVLSFKSKMHTVGGAVLEGVLEAVARAERDLDGLVLWQPAPFSVGANLQQVGEACSAGEFARLEQTVARFQQAALALRHAQVPVVAAVEGMALAGGCEFLMHCAHRVLALESYVGLVEAGVGLIPAGGGSKQFALQAHRLAQRAAGGDVFPFIQRSFETIAKATVAKSAHEAVQLGFAAPGDDIVLHAQEVLYVALRRARALAEAGWHPPLPERAVVVAGRNGIATCELMLVNMAEGGFISAHDYKVAKAAATALCGGEVDTNARVSEQWILDVERALFVELLQTEATQQRIAHMLQTGKPLRN
- a CDS encoding acetyl-CoA C-acyltransferase — encoded protein: MSTQVQDAYIVAAVRTPVAKRNGAFRHVRPDDMLAHVLRAVVAQVPALDAGEIGDVITGCAMPEAEQGMNVARIGLLLAGLPERVPGVTLNRFCASSLQAVADAANRIRLGEADVMIAAGTESMSAMPQIMGNKVSLNPEIFARQENIGIAYGMGLTAEKVAEEWKVSRADQDAFALQSHQRASAAIADGSFGDEIAPYTVRSHLPGEGGTVRIAERIVDTDEGPRADATLEALARLKPVFAARGSVTAGNSSQMSDGAGAVLLMSETALQRYGVTPLARFRSYAVAGVPPRVMGIGPVEAIPRALWLAGLGLDALDRIELNEAFAAQALAVIRTLGLDPARVNPQGGAIALGHPLGATGAIRTATLMRAMRQGGVRHGMITMCVGTGMGAAAIFERV
- a CDS encoding enoyl-CoA hydratase/isomerase family protein; translated protein: MADTVLLDVADGVATLTLNRPDVLNVLSVAMMQDLAEAVRALAARKDVAVVVITGAGAHFMAGGDLKDFSEHLHLSSEARLATFRAMIAQHINPTVETLQGLPQPVIAKVRGACAGFGLSLMLGCDFALCADNSVFTTAYSAIGLPGDGGASYFLPRLVGRRKAAELLLLAERFDTAEALRLGLINRAVPEAELDAVTEQFVARLKAGPRHAYAEIKRLLAGSHDNQLESQLQNEAEAFGRCGATADFAEGVTAFLGKRKPGFKDV
- a CDS encoding YdcF family protein, yielding MTFDFALLLFWLKKLVAAFVLPPLLPLVLGAAGLLLLRRRRRLGLALAWSGIAAGLLLSTPASVSRMLVPLEPTAVVDMEAARGAQAIVILGGGRRSHAAEYGGDTVNRLTLERLRYGARLARATGLPLLVSGGAPSGDVPEATLMAAALREDFGIAPRWEEGGSFDTRDNARLSAAMLRADGVTRVVLVTHAAHMRRAEAEFALHGLAVVPAPTAWLGPGPERADDDDEVWPSLPSQGTAYAGWYALHEWMGLLAYRLSR
- a CDS encoding O-acetylhomoserine aminocarboxypropyltransferase/cysteine synthase family protein, with protein sequence MPDHRFGIESLCLHAGQQPDAETGARAVPIYQTTSFVFDSPEHAAELFNLQTFGNVYSRISNPTVAVFEERMAALEGGRAALATSSGLAAQMTALLTLAQAGDEIVAARTLYGGSYSQLDVSLRRLGIGTVFVDPSDPENFRAAITDRTKAVYGEIIGNPSLNVFDVAAVAAITRAAGVPLVIDSTLASPYLCRPLEHGADIVIHSATKYIGGHGTTMGGVLVESGTFPWDNGRFPQMVEPSPGYHGVRFYETFGNFGFTMKARMETLRTFGQALSPFNAFMLLQGLETLHVRMDRHVANARAVADFLAAHPAVAWVNYPGLAASPEHALAQRYFPKGPGAILSFGIRGGQPAGERFIEALQMISHLANVGDAKTLVIHPASTTHRQLSEEEQRAAGVPPDMVRLSVGIETLDDILWDLDQALARGAAA
- a CDS encoding DUF2802 domain-containing protein — translated: MSLRLLLGIAIALLLLYGGWQLLRAVRGGWRAGRADRPAPQRLAPVTDDDAPDDDEDDGGFDYAPLPAAAERAPAPVATPAAAPAPVRSPPPAGPDAFQLELELQRLRREVAGLRAALDVQQQEIGGLHDSLRTLREQLESGLAGQNASPEYSEALVFARRGLPVEAIAERCGITVAEAELVRALAARSDDGAAR